From Vespula vulgaris unplaced genomic scaffold, iyVesVulg1.1, whole genome shotgun sequence, one genomic window encodes:
- the LOC127072475 gene encoding RISC-loading complex subunit tarbp2-like isoform X7, which yields MGKTAIMVLQELGMKEGFLPVYTLLRAETDAKQKAAQNMLTLLEDPNDISKTKPLSSSNDIYPDTSPSTSRQALLDSTLMHEDLKNYVGSLQKYCVENKLTQAEYQITDITGLAHEQLFTMSCTVGSVTEEATGTTKKQVKQRVSKKILERLTNTNNPSIANKDEFGSYNPFEDCDELSDIDNDVFDELSLKVENCKLNETEAQANKKKKFPDANVKSYRGQILRNEVIDFQNYHSFFKQYVYHTVCNRSEEKFMEIFNTVKSFKTNFTDIEKCDIVTLTSLEQEILTYIEEKIKLSIEKKIIGSKDPSLQLTVFRINAPLPITQIGAHNNSLVAGAIALANILDTIITFLE from the exons ATGGGTAAAACGGCAATAATGGTTTTACAAGAGTTAGGAATGAAAGAGGGCTTCTTACCAGTTTACACATTGCTTCGTGCAGAAACTG acgcGAAGCAGAAAGCAGCTCAGAATATGTTAACATTATTGGAAGACCCAAATGATATTTCCAAGACCAAACCACTATCATCATCAAACGACATTTATCCTGATACTTCCCCTTCTACATCAAGACAAGCTTTGCTAGATTCAACATTAATGCATGAAGACCTTAAAAATTATGTTGGATCTCTGCAA AAATACtgtgtagaaaataaattaacgcaGGCAGAGTATCAAATTACTGACATAACTGGCCTAGCACACGAACAATTGTTTACTATGTCCTGTACAGTAGGGTCAGTAACTGAAGAAGCAACAGGAACTACAAAAAAGCAAGTCAAACAAAGAGtatcaaaaaagatattagaacGTCTCACAAATACTAATAATCCGTCAATTGCAAACAAAGATGAATTTGGATCTTATAATCCTTTTGAAGACTGTGACGAGTTGTCTGACATAGACAATGATGTTTTTGACGAGTTAAgtttaaaagtagaaaattgtAAACTAAACGAAACCGAAGCTCaagcaaataagaaaaaaaaatttccagaTGCAAACGTCAAGAGTTACCGAGGACAAATACTTCGAAATGAAGTTATTGATTTCCAAAATTATCATTCGTTCTTCAAACAGTATGTTTACCATACTGTTTGTAATCGTAGCGAGGAAAAATTcatggaaatatttaatactgtcAAGAGCTTTAAGACAAATTTTACAGATATAGAGAAATGTGACATCGTAACTTTAACTTCTCTGGAACAGGAGATTTTAACTTATATTgaagagaaaatcaaattatccatagaaaaaaagattataggTTCCAAAGATCCATCGCTACAGTTAACTGTTTTTAGAATAAATGCTCCTTTACCTATAACTCAAATTGGAGCGCATAACAATTCGTTGGTTGCAGGAGCAATAGCTCTAGCTAATATTCTTGACACTATTATAACATTCTTggagtaa
- the LOC127072475 gene encoding RISC-loading complex subunit tarbp2-like isoform X4 produces MVKTAIMILQELGVKEGFLPVYTLLRSETGKHISIFTYEVKYKDFSATGQALSKKDAKQKAAQNMLTLLEDPNDISKTRPLSSSNDIYPDASPSTSGQALLDSTLMHEDLKNYVGSLQKYCVENKLTQAEYQITDITGLAHEQLFTMSCTVGSVTEEATGTTKKQVKQRVSKKILERLTNTNNPSIANKDEFGSYNPFEDCDELSDIDNDVFDELSLKVENCKLNETEAQANKKKKFPDANVKSYRGQILRNEVIDFQNYHSFFKQYVYHTVCNRSEEKFMEIFNTVKSFKTNFTDIEKCDIVTLTSLEQEILTYIEEKIKLSIEKKIIGSKDPSLQLTVFRINAPLPITQIGAHNNSLVAGAIALANILDTIITFLE; encoded by the exons ATGGTTAAAACGGcaataatgattttacaagAGTTAGGAGTGAAAGAGGGCTTCTTACCAGTTTACACATTGCTTCGTTCAGAAACTGGTAAGCACATAAGTATATTTACTtatgaagtaaaatataaagatttctCAGCAACTGGACAAGCTTTGAGTAAAAAAGATGCGAAGCAGAAAGCAGCTCAGAATATGTTAACATTATTGGAAGACCCAAATGATATTTCCAAGACGAGACCACTATCATCATCAAACGACATTTATCCTGATGCTTCCCCTTCAACATCAGGACAAGCTTTGCTAGATTCAACATTAATGCATGAAGACCTTAAAAATTATGTTGGATCTTTGCAA AAATACtgtgtagaaaataaattaacgcaGGCAGAGTATCAAATTACTGACATAACTGGCCTAGCACACGAACAATTGTTTACTATGTCCTGTACAGTAGGGTCAGTAACTGAAGAAGCAACAGGAACTACAAAAAAGCAAGTCAAACAAAGAGtatcaaaaaagatattagaacGTCTCACAAATACTAATAATCCGTCAATTGCAAACAAAGATGAATTTGGATCTTATAATCCTTTTGAAGACTGTGACGAGTTGTCTGACATAGACAATGATGTTTTTGACGAGTTAAgtttaaaagtagaaaattgtAAACTAAACGAAACCGAAGCTCaagcaaataagaaaaaaaaatttccagaTGCAAACGTCAAGAGTTACCGAGGACAAATACTTCGAAATGAAGTTATTGATTTCCAAAATTATCATTCGTTCTTCAAACAGTATGTTTACCATACTGTTTGTAATCGTAGCGAGGAAAAATTcatggaaatatttaatactgtcAAGAGCTTTAAGACAAATTTTACAGATATAGAGAAATGTGACATCGTAACTTTAACTTCTCTGGAACAGGAGATTTTAACTTATATTgaagagaaaatcaaattatccatagaaaaaaagattataggTTCCAAAGATCCATCGCTACAGTTAACTGTTTTTAGAATAAATGCTCCTTTACCTATAACTCAAATTGGAGCGCATAACAATTCGTTGGTTGCAGGAGCAATAGCTCTAGCTAATATTCTTGACACTATTATAACATTCTTggagtaa
- the LOC127072474 gene encoding RISC-loading complex subunit tarbp2-like, with protein MVKTAIMILQELGVKDGFLPVYTLLRSETGKHINIFTYEVKYKDFSATGQALSKKDAKQKAAQNMLTLLEDPNDISKTRPLSSSNDIYPDASPSTSGQALLDSTLMHEDLKNYVGSLQEYCVENKLTQAEYQITDITGLAHEQVFTMSCTVGSITEEATGTTKKQVKQRVAKKILERLTNTNDPSVANKDECGSYNPFEDCDKLSDIDNDVLDKLSLKIDNCKLNETKSQANKKKKYLDAKVKSYLGRIFQNEVIDFENYHSFFKQYVYNTVCNGSEEKFMEIFNTVKSFKTNFTDIEKCDIVTLTSLEQEILTYIQEKMKLSIERKIIGSNDPSLQLTVFRINAPIPITQIGAHKDSVVSGAIALANILDTIITFLE; from the exons ATGGTTAAAACGGcaataatgattttacaagAGTTAGGAGTGAAAGATGGCTTCTTACCAGTTTACACATTGCTTCGTTCAGAAACTGGTAagcacataaatatatttacttatgaagtaaaatataaagatttctCAGCAACTGGACAAGCTTTGAGTAAAAAAGATGCGAAGCAGAAAGCAGCTCAGAATATGTTAACATTATTGGAAGACCCAAATGATATTTCCAAGACGAGACCACTATCATCATCAAACGACATTTATCCTGATGCTTCCCCTTCAACATCAGGACAAGCTTTGCTAGATTCAACATTAATGCATGAAGACCTTAAAAATTATGTTGGATCTTTGCAA GAATACtgtgtagaaaataaattaacgcaGGCAGAGTATCAAATTACTGATATAACTGGCCTAGCACACGAACAAGTGTTTACCATGTCCTGTACAGTAGGGTCAATAACTGAAGAAGCAACGGGAACTACAAAAAAGCAAGTCAAACAAAGAGTagcaaaaaagatattagaacGTCTCACAAATACTAATGATCCGTCAGTTGCAAACAAAGATGAATGCGGATCTTATAATCCTTTTGAAGACTGTGACAAGTTGTCTGACATAGACAATGATGTTCTTGACAAGTtaagtttaaaaatagataattgtaAACTAAACGAAACCAAATCTCaagcaaataagaaaaaaaaatatctagatGCAAAGGTCAAGAGTTACCTAGgacgaatatttcaaaatgaagTTATTGATTTCGAAAATTATCATTCGTTCTTCAAACAGTACGTTTACAATACTGTTTGCAATGGTAGCGAGGAAAAATTcatggaaatatttaatactgtcAAGAGCTTTAAGACGAATTTTACAGATATAGAGAAATGTGACATCGTAACTTTAACTTCTCTGGAACAGGAGATTTTAACATATAttcaagagaaaatgaaattatccatagaaagaaagattatagGTTCCAATGATCCATCGCTACAGTTAACTGTTTTTAGAATAAATGCTCCTATACCTATAACTCAAATTGGAGCACATAAAGATTCTGTGGTTTCAGGAGCAATAGCTCTAGCTAATATTCTTGACACGATTATAACATTCTTGGAGTAA
- the LOC127072475 gene encoding RISC-loading complex subunit tarbp2-like isoform X2, with the protein MGKTAIMVLQELGMKEGFLPVYTLLRAETGKHINIFTYEVKYKDFSVTGQALNKKDAKQKAAQNMLTLLEDPNDISKTKPLSSSNDIYPDTSPSTSRQALLDSTLMHEDLKNYVGSLQKYCVENKLTQAEYQITDITGLAHEQLFTMSCTVGSVTEEATGTTKKQVKQRVSKKILERLTNTNNPSIANKDEFGSYNPFEDCDELSDIDNDVFDELSLKVENCKLNETEAQANKKKKFPDANVKSYRGQILRNEVIDFQNYHSFFKQYVYHTVCNRSEEKFMEIFNTVKSFKTNFTDIEKCDIVTLTSLEQEILTYIEEKIKLSIEKKIIGSKDPSLQLTVFRINAPLPITQIGAHNNSLVAGAIALANILDTIITFLE; encoded by the exons ATGGGTAAAACGGCAATAATGGTTTTACAAGAGTTAGGAATGAAAGAGGGCTTCTTACCAGTTTACACATTGCTTCGTGCAGAAACTGGTAagcacataaatatatttacttatgaagtaaaatataaagatttctCAGTAACTGGACAAgctttgaataaaaaagacgcGAAGCAGAAAGCAGCTCAGAATATGTTAACATTATTGGAAGACCCAAATGATATTTCCAAGACCAAACCACTATCATCATCAAACGACATTTATCCTGATACTTCCCCTTCTACATCAAGACAAGCTTTGCTAGATTCAACATTAATGCATGAAGACCTTAAAAATTATGTTGGATCTCTGCAA AAATACtgtgtagaaaataaattaacgcaGGCAGAGTATCAAATTACTGACATAACTGGCCTAGCACACGAACAATTGTTTACTATGTCCTGTACAGTAGGGTCAGTAACTGAAGAAGCAACAGGAACTACAAAAAAGCAAGTCAAACAAAGAGtatcaaaaaagatattagaacGTCTCACAAATACTAATAATCCGTCAATTGCAAACAAAGATGAATTTGGATCTTATAATCCTTTTGAAGACTGTGACGAGTTGTCTGACATAGACAATGATGTTTTTGACGAGTTAAgtttaaaagtagaaaattgtAAACTAAACGAAACCGAAGCTCaagcaaataagaaaaaaaaatttccagaTGCAAACGTCAAGAGTTACCGAGGACAAATACTTCGAAATGAAGTTATTGATTTCCAAAATTATCATTCGTTCTTCAAACAGTATGTTTACCATACTGTTTGTAATCGTAGCGAGGAAAAATTcatggaaatatttaatactgtcAAGAGCTTTAAGACAAATTTTACAGATATAGAGAAATGTGACATCGTAACTTTAACTTCTCTGGAACAGGAGATTTTAACTTATATTgaagagaaaatcaaattatccatagaaaaaaagattataggTTCCAAAGATCCATCGCTACAGTTAACTGTTTTTAGAATAAATGCTCCTTTACCTATAACTCAAATTGGAGCGCATAACAATTCGTTGGTTGCAGGAGCAATAGCTCTAGCTAATATTCTTGACACTATTATAACATTCTTggagtaa
- the LOC127072475 gene encoding RISC-loading complex subunit tarbp2-like isoform X3: protein MVKTAIMILQELGVKEGFLPVYTLLRSETGKHISIFTYEVKYKDFSATGQALSKKDAKQKAAQNMLTLLEDPNDISKTRPLSSSNDIYPDASPSTSGQALLDSTLMHEDLKNYVGSLQQYCGENKLMQAEYQITDITGLGHEQVFTMSCTVGSITEEATGTRKKQVKQRVAKKMLERLTNTNHPSVANKDESGSSNPFKHCDDLSGIDKDVLDDLSLQLHNSELNETESQASKKKKFLDANIKSNLGPILPKDVSELQNRHLFFKQYVYNTVCNDSEETLLEILNTVKGFKRSFMDIEEYDIVRVTSLEQEILIYIEEKMKLSMEKKIIHSKNPLLKITAFKISTPVAIIQFGAHNSSLVAGAIALVNILDTIIRYLE, encoded by the exons ATGGTTAAAACGGcaataatgattttacaagAGTTAGGAGTGAAAGAGGGCTTCTTACCAGTTTACACATTGCTTCGTTCAGAAACTGGTAAGCACATAAGTATATTTACTtatgaagtaaaatataaagatttctCAGCAACTGGACAAGCTTTGAGTAAAAAAGATGCGAAGCAGAAAGCAGCTCAGAATATGTTAACATTATTGGAAGACCCAAATGATATTTCCAAGACGAGACCACTATCATCATCAAACGACATTTATCCTGATGCTTCCCCTTCAACATCAGGACAAGCTTTGCTAGATTCAACATTAATGCATGAAGACCTTAAAAATTATGTTGGATCTTTGCAA CAATACTGTggggaaaataaattaatgcagGCAGAGTATCAAATTACGGATATAACTGGCCTAGGACACGAACAAGTGTTTACTATGTCCTGTACAGTAGGGTCAATAACTGAAGAAGCAACAGGAACTAGAAAAAAGCAAGTCAAACAAAGAGTAGCAAAAAAGATGTTAGAACGTCTCACAAATACTAATCATCCGTCAGTTGCAAACAAAGATGAATCTGGATCTTCTAATCCTTTTAAACACTGTGACGATTTGTCTGGAATAGACAAAGATGTTCTTGACGACTTAAGTTTACAATTACATAATTCTGAACTAAACGAAACCGAATCTCAAgcaagtaagaagaaaaaatttctagatGCAAATATCAAGAGTAACCTAGGACCAATACTTCCAAAGGATGTTAGTGAATTACAAAATCGTCATTTGTTCTTCAAACAGTACGTTTACAATACTGTTTGTAATGATAGCGAGGAAACATTACTTGAAATATTGAATACTGTCAAAGGCTTTAAGAGAAGTTTTATGGATATAGAGGAATATGACATCGTAAGAGTAACTTCTCTGGAACAggagattttaatatatattgaagagaaaatgaaattatccatggaaaaaaagattatacatAGCAAGAATCCATTGCTAAAGATAACTGCTTTTAAAATAAGTACTCCTGTAGCTATAATTCAATTTGGAGCACATAACAGTTCGCTGGTTGCAGGAGCAATAGCTCTAGTTAATATTCTTGACACGATTATAAGATACTTggagtaa